The genomic window TGTTTCACAtctttcctcttccccatccGGACAGAAAAATACTGTTATACAGGATTAGGAAAGAAATGGGCTATGATAAGCCAAATTGCTGTGATTTCCTCAAAGATGCCATTTTTATGCTGTAAGAtctcagtgcaggggaggggttatAGTTTGTCTTGCACCAGGATAGTAAAGGAGATGACTTTTTAATGTGAGTGACTGTCACAGCAAGATGTTACACAGGGCACCCATTATGCAAGGAAAGTTACATGTGTGCCTTCCTGAGCTACGAAGGATAAGTGTGTGCTCTGCATATGgtgtggagagggaaggaaacatGCTGTTCCCCTTGTGTCATCTGTAAGCAACAAATGAACAGGAACTTGTCCTAAAAGAAGCAACTGAGTCAACCCTAAAGCCTGCCGATCATAATTGCTGCTTGTAGCCAACCTAAAGCATAGATAGTCACAGGCATTGCAAACCTGTAGTGTGTAAACAATGCATTAGTATAGTAAGACACTCCATTCTTGCCTCAAAGGAAGCAGTCGGGTCTAGTGAACAAAACACTGAGTTAGGAAACAGGAGTTGCCTCATGGATCTGCCATTAACAGCGGAGTTGGGACACCACCTAACCTCGCCATAGCCCAATCTCCTCTTAGTAAACTGGGGCCAAGAGAAGGCAGTTTTGCGGACTAGTTCATATTTCTACATATTTCTGTGaatgataaaaataatgtaaatgcttccaatttaaaaaaaggaaaaagagatgTCCCTTTTCAGTGTTTGGGCCCTGGGGACTGCGGCGTTGGGCTTGGGCAAACGGCATTGATTAGAAGTTACAGAATGGTAAACATCTGACAAGCAAAACAAGGGCGCAAAAATtgaattcttaaagtataggcctttgaaTAATGTCCGTTCTTTGCAGTAGAGGTGTGGTTACTGGTTACGTGCCCAGTGCACCCTGTAAGCACTTGGGCACGTCCTTCATGCCATGTGTGCGATGAGTCCCGTGGAGTTCAGGGGCTGGAGCCTAAAGTTAAGCGTGTGCGCAGAATTTGCGCGCTGCTGCAATTGCATCTGCACAAGGCAGCTCCCGCCGCTGGGGCGGATCTTCGGGTCTGTCTGCGGGTCTCCAGCGAGGTCCGTCTGCCGGTCCAGTTGCAGAATTGGGGGCACACACCGCCAGACCCTGCAAAGCTGCCTACGCCGAGGAGTCCCACTGACATTGCCTCCGGCCCCCAACGCTGCAGCCGGGGGTGAGCGCGCGCAGGACCGGGCCCGTTAGCGCGCGCCTTGCACCACGCACggcccccctgccctggccccaattCACCGCGACTTctccccccctcctggggtttcTAGCTCCCTCCCCGCGGCTTTCCCGCGCAGTGGCCAGCAGGGGTCGCTAGCACCAATTTCTGTCGCTCGCCCAGGAGGCCGGCAGGCGCTGGGGCTCTCCTCGCGCATGCTCcggctgcaggggggtgggggggcgcgcaGAGGACCGAGCGGGCCAGCCGGGGTGGCGGAGCAGCAGGGAGGTGAGAGCCCCGGTGCCGCTtcccgctcccccccccgccccggggtaGCCAGGGTGGAAgcgaggctccgggctgggggatGCACCGATCCCCGCCCCCTGGGTCTCAGGCTCCCCCTCCCCGGTGGGGGGCCGAGGCCTGGGCCGGCCCCACGTGGCCGCCGCGCGGCTGTGTGCGAAGGTTCCACGCGTGGAACGCCGAGTGTCAGCCCGCgcgcgcgccccccacccccggccgcGCGCCGAACGTTCCCCGGGAGCCGCTcgcgcagccccctccccccgtcctcCGGCGCGGCGCTGCGGCAGCGTGCGACAGGCAGGGCCCGGGCCAGCGCGGGAATTTCAAACcccggggcagcgggggggcAGCTCGCGCGCCTTGCCAGCGTGCGGGGCCGCGCGCGGGGGACTAGTGGGCGCCGacctgtcctggctccctgcagaggggagcgtgcgggggggggaggggccatcAGGCCCTTAATTCCTGGGGGGGGTTTGCAGgttgggacgggggggggggggcgtgtaaTTCTCTGGGTGGCGCTGTCAGGGCTGGATGCGGGGTGGTTGTTGTGGCCTTGTCGATCCCAGGATATTGGccagacaaggtgtgtgaggtgcAGGAAAAGACACTGCCTCGCCCGCCTGCTCCTAAGGGTGTCACCCAGCAATGACGCTGCATGTGGGCAAAGCTCGGAGGGGTTTGCACATTGCATTGCGCTTTCTGGTTGCACCTTTGAAGCTTGGATTACTCCGGCATTTCTCCCTATCTCATCTGAACCTCTTTCCTTTTGtgcaatttttttcaaatgttggtCACTGTGGAGAAAGCATTATGGCCACGCTCCACCCCAGGtatagctgcatttcagcagtgggtgGCATGATTTTTGTGGTGCGTGGAACTCGTATAGCCAGGTTAGTAAAATTGAGAACAAATTTTACATGGAGGACACCAAGTGAGCTAAAATTGTGCTGTATTGTATTGCGATGCCGGTGTCTTGGAGGATATCGCTTTGCACATATAACCTTGTACTTGGGGGTCTCAAAACgctttacaaacatgaaaggGGATGCAGCATAAAATGATTATATTACTGAAACCTTCTATTTTTCACCTGTATTTCTAATAACATCTTACTTTGTTAAAACCGAGAATACTGGAAAAACGGaatctccttttccccctttattcATTGTTTACATTCTACCTTTTGCTTAACTTGGGCAATGAAAACTGACTAACCACTTTCACTTGAATTTCTAGTCAGTTTCTTACTGCTAGCACAATactgcaatcatagaatcatagaatatcagggttggaagggacctcaggagatcatctagtccaaccccctgctcaaagcaggaccaatccccaatttttgccccaaatggccccctcaaggattgaactaatGTTTGAggtgtcagctctgcctgggCCTCTTTaagcaaatatttttgtgaaaatttgtAAAAATACAGTTTTGGAAAACTCATCAAATGCACCCTAAATGTTGGGCCTAAAATCCTGAAGTGTCACTTTAAGCTTTTGTTAAGGTGTTAAAGTCCAGTGATTCCCTCTTACAGCCCTTGCTTGTGTGTGTCTTATCGCACTCAGGGGTTGTCAACCTTTTTTGGGCCGaggccccccccaacatgctacaaaaacgccacagcccacctgtgccacaagagtttttctgcatatccagtagattaaaaaccAGGACTGGTGTTAGGGCTTATCAAGCACGGCAGTTGCCTAGAGCCCCACGGTACAGGGGGCCCCACCAAAGCTAAGTTGTTTAGGCTTTGGcttcctgccctgggccccagtgaatctaatgctggccctgctctctgattCATTTTGGCGGACCCCCAGAAACCTTCTcttggccccccagggggccccggacctctggttgagaaccactgattgcACTCATTTTAGATAGGGTTGTAGGATCAGGCCATaaaattataacaaaaaataTGATTCTAGAAAGCAGAAGTAGACTCTTGAAGTAGCGGgctgtttgtttctttaacatCGTCTTCCTCCTCTTACGCTTTCAGATGTCGATATTTCACAAGTCACGGACTGTTGTAATGGGCTAATGGGTATTTTTAGGACTAAGGACTAATTGTCTCTGACCTCTCCTGTAGCAAGGGACCGGAAAGCAGTGTTTCTGGGAAATAGAGCCATGAAACAGTTGGGGGCTTTGACTTTCTGGGAATTCACAATTGCATCCGAGATGGATTAGTGGGTAGAATGgagaaaagtaaattagattctAAAAATTCCAGGTGGTTTTAGTGTAACAGTGGGATTTTCACAGTGGGCTAAGGTAAttagacacccagctcccacttCACTTTCATCTCCCAGAGGCCTCTTGCAAAACTCCAGTGTCAGTGATTTAGCAAAGAGAGGACTGGGGAgaacttgacagtgtcccttcaaAAGCTTGTGCTGTGcaattttcctgcttttctccCAGACTCTGGGTTAGTGCATGTCTTAATGTGGAGTGTTTTCAATTGTTTAGCTCTATAGCAATATGCCGGGAAAGCGTGCTGCAAAGAAGAGCCCGACACCAGAAGAAGGGTCTCCCGAGAGGAAGAAGATTAAAGGTAAAGTGGCTCTTTTCAGggttttgcaccttcctctgaaacattgaGGCTGGCTGGTGTGAGAGACAgggtgctggactagatggaccacaggtctgatccagtctgacaattcttggccttgtctacagtgaGGATTTGCCCAGAATTTCAGCCATCGCTGTGTCCGCACTGGTTCGACCTCTAGTGTAGACATTTTCAAGCCACAATATGCGCCAGTACAGTTTATCCCCGTGTGGAACCCGGATCACTGCTCCATGGATGTAGATCGTGGCTTtgtctgtctacactagagtttgAACAGATGCAGCTGTGTCATTTTGCTGGACACCAATGGCTGCAACTAGAGCAAATCCCATCGGGAACAAGGCCAAAGTGACTTTTCCTCTCCCGGTTCTGCAGTTTTTCTGGTTCTGATTGCTTCCTATCATTCAATGGGTGTTCGCTGCCGGTCAGCATCAGAAATGGCATCTTCCAGAAGCGTGCAGTACTGCAAATTGCCCTTTTCCCGGAGCTTGACTCCCTGCACACCTTGGGTTGTCTTCTGGTTTGTACTGTGCGTGCGGTTAACAACAGGGGAAGATGGCGAGGGTGCAGTTCGTGCTTTGCAATTCTGCTTTACGCCGGgagactttaatttttttttttttttttaaaaggtcccaTTTTCAATTCATGCTTGGGAGGTTTCTGTGGACGAGAAGGGTCTTCTGGCTGTGCCTTGGGAGGCTGCGATTAGAGGTTATGTTGCTTTTGAGTGGGTTAGTTCAGTTTGTGTGGAGGACACTGAGGACCTCCGAGAACGCTGGGTGATGCTGCCCCAAAGCGACAGGTTTCTTTACTCCTCACTCCAACCACATGTGAacggcttttatttttttattgcattcaGGCATGCGATAGACTAAATTACAATCCAGCGCAAAGATAATTTCACTCCCCACGCAGCCTTTCTCTTCAAAGTCAAGTCTTCTCTGTCGACACCTCCTTCACACGCCAAGAAACGATACAGGCTTCACATTGCTAGGGCTTTCTTTTGACTCTTGCTTTAATAGTAGATGTAAGCAGGGGGGGAGAGTTGTGTCAAAATGTTGATGTAGGATAAGCTGTGGCCAGCCCGAAGAGGTTGAGAAACTCTGGACTAAATAACAAAGACGCCAAGCACTTCtagagcccctgccccccaaggatCTGCAAGCAGCTTGCTCTGAATCCTTCCACCCTTCTTTGAGGAGGGGGAATTGTATTCCCATTGTATGGATGGTGACTCTGAAGCAAGGCAGGGCGTGggctgacttgcccaaggtctttCGGTGAGTCAGATGCAGGAGAACCCCAGGAgtccagacatgctgctgcttaaATATGAACCCTCCCGTGGGGTTCGTGCGAGGGACTGTCGGTCTCATGAGCTCAGCGCAGGTTGCAATGGGAAGGCCAGCACGATAGCTGTCTGTTGCTGAGCCAGCCCCTTGTTCTGGGAGCTTTGGGAAGGACGTCTTGACTGCCGTGATATTGCATGAGCGTGAATCTGGCCTCTCGCTTATCAAGTGTTTTCCCCCTCTGTCTCCTGTGCTCCAGTCTGCCATTCATCACACCGGACAGAGCCTGGACTGGTGCTGACACTGGGACAGGGGGACGTCGGGCAGCTGGGCCTGGGAGAGGATGTGATGGAACGGAAGAGGCCAGCCCTGGTGCAGCTGCCCGAGAAGATCGTCCAGGCAGAAGCAGGGGGGATGCACACCGTCTGCCTTAGCGAGACGGGCAAAGTGAGTCTGCGGCACCTTTATCCGAGTCTGATCGCGGGAAAGGAGTGAGGACATGAAAtcgaatggggggagggggcgctcaTTTGGGTGACTCGTTGAGCAGATTGACTGAGATGTTGGACTGAAAGCGCAGTCTTAATTACTGTTCTTGTGCAATGGGTCAAAACCCTTTGGAACCTCCCCCCCAAACAGGTTCCTTGCTCCAGAGTCTCTCTGATTAAAGGGCCAGCACGTTACCGTGATCTCACTCTGCAGCCTTCTGACCTTCCATAGCTTCTGGTCAGAACCTGGACGCTTAGAGTGTCGGGAGGGGGCTGTCCTGGGGTCCCTCGCTCTGAGCAGCAGATTGTGGCGTGCAGCGAGGGAGCTGTAGTTGGTAAAATTCCTGGGTTTGAAATGAACCGTGCAGGGGGAACCTGCCGCTGTACGACTCCAGCTGTTAACATTGTGCTGTATCTGGCCTGGTGGTAAGCAGCGCCATGGGACAGCtctgtgatcatagaatatcagggttggaagggacctcaggaggtcatctagtcctcgGGTTCAGAGAGCATCAAGAGAGAGTTGTCTCTGCTCCCCAGGCAGATCCTCTTGTGTGAGATCTTGGAAACCACATGGTctttctgcccagcagggacaTTAAAGGTCTCCTAATACCTTCCAGGAGAGGGGGCGCTTGCCCCGAGTCCTTGCCCAGAGTTCCCCCTTCCTCACCAGTACGCTGCGGCGTGTCGACTTCCTCCCGCCAGCAGTGACTGTTTCCTTGACCTTGTAAGCCTCtaacttttaaagtgctttgagatgaaaGGGGCGACCTCCCTCACCCTCCAACTGCGGCTTCTGAGACTAACGCATCCCCctcggctgggagctggcggctgagctccctgccagctgcccTACGCGTGTGGTCATTAGAGCCAGGTGGGTTCTCCTGCACTGGCTTTGTCCTCCTTGCTCTGGGCCCCTTTCCCACCGTGAGATGTTTCCATTTCCAGATCTACTCCTTTGGCTGCAACGACGAAGGTGCCCTGGGACGCGACACCTCCGAGGAGGGCTCAGAGACCACCCCGgggctggtggagctgcaggagaagGTGGTGCAGGTGTCTGCCGGCGATAGTCACACAGCAGCGCTGACGGAGGACGGCAGGGTCTTCCTCTGGGGCTCTTTCCGGGTATGCGAGCTGTGCCGGCTCGGGGAGCTCTGCTGCATCTTCCCGGGCTTTGCCACTAAACGTCTCTCTCTCCGTCCAGGATAACAATGGAGTCATCGGTTTGCTGGAGCCCATGAAGAAGAGTGCCCTTCCCGTACCACTGCAGCTAGATGTGCCTGTCCTTAAAATAGTCTCAGGTGAGCGAGGGCTCGGTGCGCAGGTGACTCAGGCTGATGGACAAGCCGCTAACCCTGCTCCAGCAGCCGTGacaaaatcaggcccagaataaACCGGGTTAGTTGATCTTTTTCTACCAGCTGCAGAAGGCTGTTCCCTCCCCTCCGCCAGCCCAGTGCGCGCCGCCTGTCCTACCCCGGACTGGCCGTTAATAATAATAGGTTCTCGGTGCAGTCTCTCtgcaagcactttgcaaatgtgAACTAACGAATCCTTGCGGAGTAGGAGTATTGTCCCTCTcgtgggtggggaaactgaggtagggcAGGTAAGGGACTTTTCCACGGTGTAGATGGGGAGTCATCAGTGACTCTAGTCGTACTGTTTCCTGTGCCACCGTTTTGGGGGTGGTTAGGACTCAGCTGATGTCCATGTGTGGGTTGGGGTCAGATGGGGGAGGTGGCTTGGTGCTTGGGGTTGGTAAGGGAGCAAATAACGCAGGGAATTAGCATTAGATGCCAATAGAAACTGTCCTCTTGCTGGTCCAGGGTTAGTGCAGGGCGTAAAACTCCTGGGGCTCTTACCAAGTTCATACTTGGTACGCTTTAACGTGGGACTTCAACGCTCAAGGCTTTAGCGTGGGACTTGACGTGCGAGGCTTGTTCTCCGGCAATCTCCCAGTGTTACCCAGCCGTGCTGCTGGCCCCGGGGAGGGGTACCAGGGGCGGGCACGCAGCACGGGGATCGGTGTCCCAAGGCTGGTGCTAGCCCTCTCTCCGTCCCCGCAGGGAACGATCACTTAGTCCTGCTGACCGTGGACGGGGACCTGTACACATGTGGCTGTGGCGAGCAGGGCCAGCTGGGAAGGGTGCCGGAGCTCTTTGCCAACCGGGGAGGAAGGAAAGGCTTACGTGAGTTGCTCTTGATGCCGCGAGGGGGATACGTGCTGGTGGGGCCCCTTGAGCCAGTGCCTGCTAGGACACTACGGGCTAGGGGGGTTATAGACACTGATGTCCTCCCCGAGCCAGGCTGGGACATGGGCTCGCTGAGTAGGGAGGCGCAGAAGCTGGCTGGACTGCAGTCTCCAGGGTGCCAAGCTGGCTGCTTTTGCCGGAGCTAAGCTCCCTGGCACATGCTGTTGGTGATGATTCCTCCTGCCCTGGGAGCTACACCCCCCCCGTAACAGGTGGAAACGCTCGGCCCCGAGCTGGGGAGATGAGCTGGTTCGATGGCAGCCCTGTCCTGCTGGGGGCTGGCTGAGTGACTCTTTGGTGGCAATGAAACAGGATAGATCAGAGGCaggggggtgggtttgcagcGCTGCCGGAGGGCAGTACACGTGGGCAAGTCTCTCTTATACCAGCTGACTCCTCTGTCGGCGAGGAGAGGGTATTGGGCAGCCCCTGCTGGCTCCGCGAGGGCTACCAAGTTTCTTTTTAGACAAGCGGCTTGAGTTGTTCAGTCTCCAGATCCCTGGTGTGGGGCAAAGGAGGGCTGGGTGCTGACGGATGAGCCTGTGGGGGGACTTCCACCCCACAGAGCACCAGGAGACTAAGGCCCCAAGAGGGGGCACTGTCCAGCTTGGAGTGACACTGTGCTTGACTGACTGAAGCACTTGAAAGGCCAGCCAGgcttgtcgtcccccccccccgcccccagatgtGTCTGTGGGGAGGGCACCTGTCCCTGGCTCTCCTTGCTGCAGTCTGCTCTCTCGTCTCCCATGTAGAACGACTGCTCGTGCCTCAGCGTGTTCCTCTCAAGGGGAGAAGTGGCAAGGGCCGGGTGCGCTTCCAGGACGCCTTCTGCGGGGCGTACTTCACCTTTGCTGTCACCCAGGAGGGCCATGTTTACGGCTTCGGCCTCTCGAACTACCACCAGCTGGGTGAGGTGTTGTCTGTGTTccgcgctaggcgctgtacgtgTGCACAGTGAGAGAATCTCCAGGTAGACgcctggggcggaggggagaaagggagtgATGTCTCACcgagggggaagtggggtgcagagagacaaagtgacttgcccaaggtcacgcatgGGAGTgtgtagcagagctggggaaagaatcCAGGCCTCCTGAGCCCCATCCAGCGCCTTGACCAcggaccagccttcctctctgcccCCGCTGTTCAAGCATTGAGTCGAGCGTAATTGGCTAATGAAGGAAAACGCCAAACTATCTAGCTGGGCCCCAGCAAGCCGGGCGCGCCCACTGCTCTGGCTTTGTGTAACGCTTTCCAAAGTGTCCGGGTGTGGCCAGGCTGCTGGGATCTTTAATAGCTCCCCTGTGGGCTGTGTCCCTGCCCCTGACCGCAGAGGGGCTGGGTGGTCTTTCTCGCCTCAGAGGGACCTGTCCATTGAGAAAGTGCTGAATTTTCGGGCTGTCCCACGGCAACCATTGAATTCACTGCGAGAAGATGTTCAAGGCCGGGCCCTCCCGCAGCATTGGTAGGTCCTGTGCCCTGCTAAATGCTCTGTCCCGTCCGTGCGTGGTCGGTCCTGGTGGCAGAAGAAAGGTGCCATTAAAGCAAGGGGCCTGCTTGCATCCTGCTCCCTGACATGGTAGGAAGCCGGGCTTCATGGCACAGTTGGGGTAGATGAGAAGGCTCCTTCCGGCGCTGCTAACTCCACATGGGGCCTGTTCCCATATCTGGGCACCGATGCTCTCAGCTCCTCGGACCTCCAGGAGCACGTATTTGGAAGCAATGCAGGTGACTCTCTCTGGGGATTTCTTACTGTACCAGGCTCTTGTCAAgcacccccttcctcccaggtGTACCCTAAAAGCCCACTGGTTTTAGCAGAGGTTTTGCATGGCACAGGGCCTGTGCATTTAATAACAGCTGCAGGATACAGAACAGGTGGGACATTCTTGGATTGTCTCCTGATGGTCCCCGTCCAGGCTAAGCACCGTGGATTAAGTCTCGTGGTGTAGTGCGTCCGTTCTCCTGCAGCGGGCTTGGGGGTGACCTGCCGGCTGCGGGCGGGGCGTCTGCTCACCTGTCTCTGACTTCCTTGGCTTTCGTTGTCCCCCCTTGCAGGGACGCAGGACACCGAGCCCTGCTTTGCTCCCCAGAATCTGACATCCTTCAAGAACTCCACCAAGTCCTGGGTGGGGTTTTCGGGCGGCCAGCACCACACGGTGTGCATGGACTCGGAAGGTGAGTGGGGCAGCTGCTTGTGGACCAAAGGGGGGCAGGGGTCCGCAGTTCTTTGGTTTTGGGCCGCTGTCTCCCAGCGCCAGGGCACTGGGATTGGGGTGACGGTTGAGCCTAAGATCCTTGGCATTCATGAGGTCGtgggcagctctgtgctgagcGGGTACGTGGGTTGTGGCTGCCGCTGGGATGTTCAGCATAGTCCATGGTGAAGGGGACTTTTCGGTCTCTTGCCTAGCAAGGTTGTGGGAATCACACCTGGCTTTTCTGTCACACTTTTCACCCGTAGCtctcaagtgctttacaaaggaggtcagtgtccttatcccaattttacaggtgggtaaactgagggatggagggggtgggggggacttgCCCAGGTCACCAGGAATAGAGCCCGGGTCTCCAGAGTGCCAGTTCAGTGCACTATCCACTAGACCGCGCTACCTCTCTGGTAAATGAGAGGACACCATGCTGCAGTCCCAACGTTGATTGCATTACGTACAGAATCACAAAAGGCTCATGGATGCTGCTAATAACCAGAAATAAGTAACTGCTCCTAGTGCAGGAGGGCCTTGGCTTGGCTGGATCTGTGTGTCAGAGAGCAAGAAGCTTGATGGGGGGCTTGTGAGGCCcatacagacacacagacccttctcccaccccccctcccccccaagtgcTTCATGCCCTTGGCCTTCCCCAAAAGACCAGGTTCAGCGCAAGCAAAGACTGAAGTCCTCCTCCTAACTCCGGTTGCACATGTCCCGAGAACGCAGCTCATCTCTCTGTagcaggcagtgggggtgggacagggctgAGCAAATACGGGAATCAGGAGCAACTTCTTGGCTTTGGACCCTGGCATCTAAGCGGGTGTCGGTCTCCATCTTGTGTCCTCTCACCATGGCTCAGTTTGCACGCTGCTGGCCTGGAGCGGTCTGCAGGCTGCGGGGTTCCACACGGGGCAATTCGGGGAAGGAATAATGGCTGAGATTAGCCAGATCTGACTGGCAGGGGGCC from Chelonia mydas isolate rCheMyd1 chromosome 19, rCheMyd1.pri.v2, whole genome shotgun sequence includes these protein-coding regions:
- the RCC1 gene encoding regulator of chromosome condensation isoform X2, whose amino-acid sequence is MPGKRAAKKSPTPEEGSPERKKIKVCHSSHRTEPGLVLTLGQGDVGQLGLGEDVMERKRPALVQLPEKIVQAEAGGMHTVCLSETGKDNNGVIGLLEPMKKSALPVPLQLDVPVLKIVSGNDHLVLLTVDGDLYTCGCGEQGQLGRVPELFANRGGRKGLQRLLVPQRVPLKGRSGKGRVRFQDAFCGAYFTFAVTQEGHVYGFGLSNYHQLGTQDTEPCFAPQNLTSFKNSTKSWVGFSGGQHHTVCMDSEGKAYSLGRAEYGRLGLGEGAEEKSMPTPIPELPSVSSIACGASVGYAVTQEGRAFAWGMGTNYQLGTGEEEDVWSPVEMTGKQLENRVVLSVSSGGQHTVLLVREKEQS
- the RCC1 gene encoding regulator of chromosome condensation isoform X1 produces the protein MPGKRAAKKSPTPEEGSPERKKIKVCHSSHRTEPGLVLTLGQGDVGQLGLGEDVMERKRPALVQLPEKIVQAEAGGMHTVCLSETGKIYSFGCNDEGALGRDTSEEGSETTPGLVELQEKVVQVSAGDSHTAALTEDGRVFLWGSFRDNNGVIGLLEPMKKSALPVPLQLDVPVLKIVSGNDHLVLLTVDGDLYTCGCGEQGQLGRVPELFANRGGRKGLQRLLVPQRVPLKGRSGKGRVRFQDAFCGAYFTFAVTQEGHVYGFGLSNYHQLGTQDTEPCFAPQNLTSFKNSTKSWVGFSGGQHHTVCMDSEGKAYSLGRAEYGRLGLGEGAEEKSMPTPIPELPSVSSIACGASVGYAVTQEGRAFAWGMGTNYQLGTGEEEDVWSPVEMTGKQLENRVVLSVSSGGQHTVLLVREKEQS